One window of the Doryrhamphus excisus isolate RoL2022-K1 chromosome 10, RoL_Dexc_1.0, whole genome shotgun sequence genome contains the following:
- the mad2l2 gene encoding mitotic spindle assembly checkpoint protein MAD2B, giving the protein MMTTLTRQDLNFGQVVADILCEFLEVAIHLILYVREVYPSGIFQKRKKYNVPVQMSCHPELNQYIQDTLHCVKPLIEKNDAEKVVVVIMDKEHHPVERFVFEICQPPLLSISSDTLLSHVEQLLRAFILKISVCDAVLQNNPADCSFTVLVQTRNAATRNMEKVQVIKDFPWIVADEQEIHMQESRLIPLKTMTSDIVKMQLYVEERAQKTVH; this is encoded by the exons ATGATGACAACTTTAACAAGGCAGGACCTCAACTTTGGACAAG TGGTTGCGGACATCTTGTGTGAATTCCTGGAAGTTGCCATTCATCTCATCCTATATGTCCGTGAAGTTTATCCCTCTGGAATTTTTCAGAAGAGAAAGAAATACAATGTCCCAGTGCAG ATGTCGTGTCACCCGGAGTTGAACCAGTACATCCAAGATACACTTCACTGTGTTAAACCACTCATTGAGAAG AATGATGCAGAGAAGGTGGTTGTCGTCATCATGGACAAGGAGCATCATCCAGTCGAAAGATTTGTGTTTGAGATATGTCAACCACCACTGCTGtccatcag cTCGGACACATTACTGTCTCACGTGGAGCAGCTGCTGAGGGCATTTATTCTAAAGATCAGTGTCTGTGATGCTGTTTTACAAAATAACCCCGCAG ACTGTTCATTCACAGTGTTAGTTCAGACAAGAAATGCTGCTACACGAAACATGGAGAAGGTTCAAGTCATCAAG GACTTTCCATGGATAGTTGCTGACGAGCAAGAAATCCACATGCAAGAGTCAAGACTCATCCCATTAAAGACAATGACCTCTGACATAGTTAAG ATGCAACTCTATGTGGAGGAGCGAGCCCAGAAGACGGTACATTGA